The following coding sequences lie in one Synechococcus sp. CC9902 genomic window:
- a CDS encoding GNAT family N-acetyltransferase, with product MTSLTARWHRSVAEISPQQWVEMIGKDSLPFYQWEWLNALESSGSTIPDQGWQPLHLALWRDETPIAVAPLFVKGHSYGEFVFDQAFARLAADLGLRYYPKLLGMSPVSPVTGYRFHMLPGEDEVQLTIVLLQTIDRFCENNGILSCNFLYVDPSWRPLAEAAGCAVWLNQQSLWSRGNDQSFDDYLQGFNANQRRNIKRERKAVAKAGVMVTPLTGDQLDGELLEIMYQFYEQHCSQWGPWGSKYLEQGFFASLADQYRENIVLFSAHRGDPRDPVAMSLCVRDATRLWGRYWGTHEQIDCLHFEVCYYAPIEWALQQGIKSFDPGAGGSHKRRRGFVAQPHASLHRWYEPQMDALIRAWLPKVNGLMLEEIDAINAELPFKAESPTLGL from the coding sequence ATGACCTCTCTCACTGCGCGCTGGCACCGTTCCGTTGCTGAGATCTCTCCACAGCAATGGGTTGAGATGATCGGGAAAGATTCCTTGCCCTTTTATCAATGGGAATGGCTTAATGCCCTCGAAAGTTCAGGAAGCACAATTCCTGATCAGGGTTGGCAACCGCTTCACCTCGCCCTATGGCGCGACGAAACGCCCATCGCTGTAGCCCCTTTATTTGTAAAGGGGCATAGCTATGGCGAATTTGTTTTTGATCAGGCCTTCGCTCGATTGGCAGCAGATCTTGGTTTGCGCTACTACCCCAAGCTTTTGGGCATGAGCCCGGTGAGCCCGGTTACGGGCTACCGATTTCATATGCTTCCTGGGGAAGATGAGGTTCAGCTAACGATAGTGTTGTTGCAAACAATCGATCGTTTTTGTGAAAATAATGGGATATTGAGTTGTAATTTTCTATATGTCGATCCTTCTTGGCGCCCTTTAGCTGAGGCGGCAGGTTGTGCGGTTTGGCTGAATCAGCAGAGTCTTTGGAGCCGTGGTAATGATCAATCTTTTGACGATTACCTTCAGGGTTTTAACGCTAATCAACGCCGGAATATCAAGCGAGAGCGTAAGGCTGTTGCTAAAGCCGGTGTCATGGTGACGCCCCTCACTGGTGATCAGCTTGATGGTGAACTTTTAGAGATCATGTATCAATTTTATGAGCAGCATTGTTCTCAGTGGGGGCCATGGGGGAGTAAGTATTTGGAGCAGGGGTTTTTCGCCTCGTTAGCTGACCAATATCGCGAAAATATTGTGTTGTTTTCGGCTCATCGAGGCGATCCCCGTGATCCCGTAGCGATGTCGCTCTGCGTGCGTGATGCCACCCGACTATGGGGCCGATATTGGGGGACGCACGAGCAAATTGACTGCTTGCATTTCGAGGTTTGTTATTACGCTCCAATCGAATGGGCTCTTCAGCAGGGGATCAAATCATTTGATCCCGGCGCAGGTGGTAGTCACAAGCGGCGGCGTGGATTTGTGGCTCAGCCGCATGCCAGTTTGCACCGTTGGTATGAACCACAGATGGATGCATTGATTCGCGCTTGGTTGCCCAAGGTGAATGGCTTGATGTTGGAAGAAATCGATGCGATCAATGCCGAGCTGCCCTTCAAGGCAGAGTCCCCCACCTTGGGTTTGTAA
- a CDS encoding DUF4346 domain-containing protein: MAKLSDVVPRSEAREELDERLSQRFIALDPKGYFLIKVDSGSAELVLEHYGNTIDDKGLAHDPETGEVLSCKGGNGPRQPSAVYRGSTAKQVGIQLTEGDGPHPLSCLDHALYLGRELQKAEACLNEGTAYVQD, encoded by the coding sequence ATGGCGAAGCTTTCCGACGTTGTTCCGCGATCCGAAGCTCGTGAAGAGCTGGATGAGCGTTTGTCGCAGCGATTCATTGCCCTCGATCCCAAGGGCTACTTCTTGATCAAGGTGGACTCTGGCTCAGCGGAGCTGGTGCTGGAGCATTACGGCAACACCATCGACGACAAGGGGCTCGCCCATGATCCTGAGACAGGGGAAGTGTTGAGTTGCAAGGGCGGTAATGGACCAAGGCAACCGTCCGCTGTCTATCGAGGTTCGACTGCGAAACAAGTCGGAATCCAGCTCACTGAAGGTGATGGCCCCCATCCGCTGAGCTGTCTGGATCACGCTTTGTACTTAGGGCGTGAGCTTCAGAAAGCGGAGGCTTGCCTTAATGAGGGCACGGCATACGTTCAAGATTGA